The Gammaproteobacteria bacterium genome contains the following window.
CCGAATCGCTGGCTCCAGATTCGTCAATGGCAGAATGGGACATGCGCATGCGAATTCGGGACGCGGCGCGCGGGTCTGCAGCCGACCCTCAGCCAACAACCCGCCAATGGCGCGCGGGACCACCCGTCAATAGCAGAATGAGACACGCGCATGTGAATTCGGGATGCTTCGGAGGGGACGCACGGGGCGGTATACCGACAGTGCAGTCCATTGAGCAGAGAGACAGGCGTCCCCGGCGGATCTGCCATAGGCTCCGGGAGCACTACCACGATTCGCCATACCGTCCATGATCATGGACGTGAAGGTGTGTCAAGTATCTGTTACTGAACCGTATAGGTCCGCGACATGTCTTTCCGAATGCGCGGCACTGTGCCACTTCCGGTACGGCGCATCCTCGGGAAGCTCGGCAACGACATCCGCGATGCACGTCCGCGCCGCCGCATCCGCACATCGACGCTGGCCGAGTGCGCGCTGATCCCGGCCCGAATGGCGTCGAGCCTACCTCGGCGTGAAGTCCTCCCCGTCGCCCAGGCTGCGCACGAAGGCGGCGAGCAGGTTCGCGGCGGCGTCCAGGTCGCTGGTGCTGACGATCTCGTTGGGCGAGTGCATGTAGCGGTTGGGAACCGACACCAGCCCGGTTGGGACCCCGGTGCGCACCAGGTGGATGCCGTCCGCGTCGGTGCGGGTGGCGCGCGGGGCCGCCTGGATGCTGTAGGAGATGCCTTCGGCCTCGGCGACCCGGGCCAGACGGTCGAACACCACTGGGTGCGCTGCGGAACCCCGGCTCAGCACCGGTCCGCCCCCCAGCTTGTGCTCGCCCAGTTCCTTCTTGTTGATGTCCGGAGCATCGGTGCTGAACGTGACATCGACGACCAGCGCCACATCCGGATCCACGGAATAGGCGCTGGGGCGCGCCCCTCCTCCCGAATAGCCGATCTCCTCCTGCACCGTGGCAACCGCCACCGCACCTGCGGGACCCGGGGATTCAGCCAGCCTGCGCAGCGCTTCCAGCACCACGTAGGCGCCGATGCGGTTGTCGATCGCGCGCGAAGCGATGCGGTCGCCGGCGAGCCTTACCAGCGATGCGGCCACGACCGCCGAGTCTCCCACCCGCAGCCCGAGCTCCCCGGCTGCGTCGCGGTCGCCGGCCCCCACGTCGATCCACAGATCACGGACCTTGCTCGCCTTGGTCCGGTCCGATGCCTTCATCAGGTGAATCGGCTTCTTGCCGATGACCCCGGGCACTTCCCCGGCGCCGCCGAGGATGCGCACCCGCTGGCCCACCAGCACCTGCGCGTCCCATCCGCCGATGGTGTCGAAGTAGAGGAAGCCGTCCTTGTCGATGTGGGTGATCTGCAGGCCGATCTCGTCGATGTGCCCGGCCATCATCACCCGCGGCCTGCCCTCCGGATTCACCGACGCGAAGGAGTTTCCGGTCACGTCGGTCCAGACGCGATCCGCGAAGCCTTCGGCGCGCTGCCGCCACACGCGCGCGGCCTGCACCTCGAAGCCCGAGGGGCCGGGAGCGTTGAGAAGGTGTTCGAGGAAATCGATCGCCGGGGTCATGGGTTGGCTCCGGGTCATCAATGGTTGCGTCGCTTTTCCTGGATGATTTCGCCTGGGCGGGATCGCGGCGCCTCGTCATCGGAGCCCGCGTCGGCCCCGAAGGGTCCACGCCTGGTCCCCAATCCCCATCCGGACGCCCCGCCCGCACCTGCCGACGCCCCGCCCGCACCTGCCGACGCCCCGCCCGCACCTGCCGACGCCCCGCTCGCGCCCGGTTGCGCCCCGCCCGCACCCGATTGCGCGCCACCGGCGCCCCGATGCGCTCCTCCAGCGCCAGACCGCGCCCCGCCGGCTCCCGGAAACCCGCCAATGGTGGTCACCCGCAGCGACCCGTCGGCCAGTTGGCGCTCGATGCGGCGCTGAATCCGCTTCTGGATCCAGCGCCGGCTCGGGGGCAGCAGCAGCGAGAACCCGACGACATCGGTGAGCAGCCCCGGGGTGAGCAGGAGCGCGCCTCCCAGCAGGATGCAGAGCCCGTCCATCAGCGCCCGCCCGGGTACGCCGCCCCGAGCCAGCCGCTGCTGGAACGACCAAAGCGCGCGCAGCCCCTCGCGGCGCGCCAGCCACGCCCCCGCAACTCCCGTGAGCACACAAAGCGACAGCGTGGGCAAAAGTCCGATCGCGCCCCCGAGACGGATCAGGAGGAAGAGTTCGAGCAGCGGGACCGCCACGAAGATGAGCGCGAGCCTGGACAGTATCGACATGGGAAGGCTCTACACCGGCGCGGTGATTCCGGTGCCGAGAGCGCCCGCCGAGATGCCGGGCCAACGCCGCCGAGCGGTCGCGCAGCAGGCCCACATCCCGCAACGCGCAGCTTGATCGGCAGCCTCGGCTTCGCTTACTTGCCGTATGGAGCAGACCTACTTCCGGAAGGGGTTCGGCCTGAAAACCCAGGTCAAACCCATCATCGACGCCGAGTACCACTCGCAGCTCGTGGATCGCATCCGCGCCCGCGGCTACACCGACGTCTTCGGCGACATCACCGTGCGTCTGGCGCAGGAGTTCGGGTTCTGCTACGGGGTCGACCGCGCCATCGACTACGCGTACGAGACCGTGACCAAGTTTCCCGGCAGGAACATCTACCTGGTCGGGGAGATCATCCACAACCCGCATGTGAACCAGCGCATGCGCGAGATGGGCATCCGCTTCCTCTATCCGCGCGAGAACCAGAGCTTCGACTTCTCGCACCTCACGCCCAGGGATGTGGTGCTGATTCCGGCGTTCGGCGTTACGCGCCACGACTTCAGCACGCTGCGCGAGATCGGCTGCCTGCTGGTGGATACCACGTGCGGCTCGGTGCTGAATGTGTGGAAGCGGGTCGAGCGGTACGCGCGCGACGGCTTCACGGCCATCGTGCACGGCAAGTACACGCACGAGGAGTCCCGCGCGACCGCGTCCCAGGTCACGCTGTACGACGGCGGCAAGTACCTGATCGTGCGCAACATGGAGGAGGCGGAGCTGGTGTGCGCCTACATCGCGCACCGTCCCGGGAGCATGTCGACCGCAGAGTTCAAGGAGCACTTCCGCGACAAGGCCACGCCCGGATTCGACCCGGAGCTGGACCTGAGCAAGGTCGGAGTGGCGAACCAGACCACCATGCTGGCCAACGAGTCGCTGGCAATCGCCGCAAGAATTCGCAAGGCGATGGTGGAGGGACACGGAGAGGAGTACGCCAGCGAGCGGTTTCGCTCATTCGACACCATCTGCTCGGCAACCCAGGAGCGGCAGGATGCGGTGGAGGCGATGATGTCGCAGCCGCCGGACGTGATGATCGTGATCGGCGGCTACAACTCGTCGAACACCAACCATCTGGCCGCCATGTGCCGCCAGTATACCGTGACCTACCACGTCGAGGATGCGGTGTGTATCGACACGACGACGGGCCTGGTGCGCCACAAGCCCGAACTCGACCCGCACGCCGCCGAGGTGGTCGCCCGTGACTGGCTCCCGGAGGGTCCCTTCGAGCTAGGCATCACGGCCGGCGCCTCCACCCCGAACAACAAGATCGGCGAGGCGCTGGCGCGCGTGCTGGCGATCCGGGGGGAGTTGCCGACAGAAGAAGCGGCTGACCAGGCCGGCAACGGTACACGCGTGCCGAGGGTGCTGCCGCAGGCCGGGAGCCGTTCGGCCTCTCCCTAGATGTGAATCGCCCTTCCCAGCGCTGACAGCGCGCCTTCCGCCACGGCCTCGGAGAGGGTCGGGTGCGGGTGCATCGCCTTCTCCATCTCCTCGACGGTCGCCTCAAGGTGGCGTCCCACCACGAACTCGGCGATGAGTTCGGTGGCGCCCGGACCCACGATGTGCGCGCCCAGGATCTCCGAGTAGCGCGTGTCGCGGATCACCTTCAGGAATCCCTCCGAGTCGCCGGCGGCCAGCGCGCGCCCGTTGCCCACCCACGGGAACCTGCCCACCTCGATGTCGTGTCCGGCTTCTCGGGCCTGGGCCTCCGTGAGCCCCACGGACGCCACTTCGGGGTGGCAGTAGGTGCAGTTGGGGATGTTGCCGTAGTCGACGGTCCCGTGTCCGGCTCCGGCGATGTGCTCCACGGCCACGATGCCCTCGTGTGAACCCTTGTGGGCGAGCAGGGGCGGGCCGGCGCAGTCGCCGATCGCGAAGATGCCGGGCACGCTGGTCTCCATGTGCTCGTTGACCTCGACGAAACCGTCGCTGGTGGTGGCCACCCCGGCCCTGTCCAGCCCGATGTCCTCGATGTTGGGGACGCGCCCGACGGCGGAAAGGACGTAGTCGGCCTCGAGGACCCGCTCTTCCCCGTCGCCGTCCTTTACCGTCAGCCGGACGCCGCCGTCGTGGATTTCGGTGTTCTGGAGGGCCGTGCTGGTGAGGATCTTCATCCCCCGCCGCTTGTAGCTCTTCGCCACGGCCTCCGAGACCTCTTCATCCTCGACGGGAAGAATGCGGTCGAGCATCTCCACCACCGTGACCTTCGAGCCGTAGGCGTCGTAAATGTCCGCGAACTCGATGCCCACGGCGCCCGCGCCCACGATGACCAGGTGCCCGGGGGCGTCGGCCTGGAAGAGGGCGTGCGTGGACGACCAGATGCGCTCGCCGTCGATGACGAGGACGGGGATGTCGCGGGGCCGGGAACCGGTGGCGATGATGACGTTGCGTCCGTGGTAGCGCTGCGATTCTCCGTCCTCGCCGCGCACCTCGACGGTGCCTCCTCCGGCCAGCCGGCCGTAGCCCTTGATGTGGGTAACGCCGTTCTTCTTGAACAGATGGCCGATGCCGCGCACCAGCCGCGAGGCGACGTTGCGGCTGCGCTTCTGGGCGGGCCCCAGATCCACCCCCATCTCGCCCAGCATGATGCCGTGCTGCTTCGCCTTCTTCAACTGGCCGACCAGCAGCGCGCTGGAGAGCAGGGCCTTGGTGGGAATGCAGCCCACGTTCAGGCAAACCCCGCCCAGCTCCTCGTACTCGACGCAGGCCGCGCTCAGCCCGAGCTGGGCCGCGCGGATGGCCGCGACGTAGCCGCCCGGGCCGCTGCCGATGACGATCACGTCGAAATTCTTTTCGGCGTCGGTCACTTCTTCACCTCCGATTCAATGCGGGAACCCCGAGAAGTCTAGGGGAGCCTGTGCGGGTTGCAACCCCCGTGCCGGGCTTCTTTGTGCGTTGCCGCACCCTCGTTATATTGCGCGTTCTTCGGGACGTGGCGCAGTCCGGTAGCGCACCTGAATGGGGTTCAGGGGGTCGCCGGTTCGAATCCGGCCGTCCCGATTTTTCGGGTCAAGAGTGTCACGGACACGACGTTACCTCGTCCGGCAAGGAGCGCCTCATGCGGCTGCACCTGAGTGTTCTCCCGGCTTTTCTCGCCTTGTACCTCGGATCGCCCGCCCTCTCCCTTGTGGGCAGTCCCCCTCCGGCCCAGGCCAGCGCGGGCGCGGTTTCGGCCGGCTTCAGCCATGTGTGCACCCTGGGAGGCGGCGGGGCGGCAAGCTGCTGGGGCACCAACGCCTACGGGCAACTGGGCGACGGGGGCACCGTCGACCGCGCCGAGCCGGCCCCGGTGTCCGGCGGCTTGAGCTTTCAGTCGATCTCGGTCGGGCACGGGCACGCCTGCGGCGTGACGGCCGACGGTGCCGTCCACTGCTGGGGCAGAAACGGGTACGGCGAGCTGGGTGACGGCTCCACCACCAACCGCGCCGAACCGGTGCGCGCGGCCGGAGATGTGACCTTCGAAGCGGTGGCGGCCGGCACCAACCACACCTGCGCGCTCACCGGCGACGGCGAGGCGTACTGCTGGGGGCTGAACAGCTCGGCGCAACTGGGCGTGACGGCGGGCACCCCGAGCCTCGAACCGGTCCGGGTTCCGGTGGACACCGAGTTCGAGTCGATTACCGCCGGCGTCGACCACACCTGCGCGCTGGCCGGAAACGGACGGGCCACCTGCTGGGGCTCGAACGACATGGGCGAACTGGGCGACAGCACCCGCGCCCTGGGCTCGGCGCAGCCGGGCGAGGTGGACGGTCCGAGATACGACGTGCTCTCCGCGGGGAGCAACCGCACCTGCGGGGTCACCGGTGGCGGCGACGCGTATTGCTGGGGCAACAACAACTACGGGGTGTTGGGGGACGGCACCGAGGAGCGCCGGGGCGGCCCCACTGAGGTGGCCGGCGGGCACGACTTCTCCACCATCTCCGCCGGCGGTGTGCACACCTGCGCGCTCAACGACGATGGCGAGGCGTACTGCTGGGGCCTGAACACCTTCGGCCAACTGGGCGACGGCTCGACCGACAACGCGCTGGAGCCGGTCGCGGTCGCGGGGGGGCACACCTTCGAGTCGATCTCGTCGGGCAATTACGGCACCTGCGCGCTGACCGCCGCGGGCGAGGTCTACTGCTGGGGCCGGGTGGCCGGAATGGCCGGCTACGAGGAGGGCGAGGGGTCGATGACCGAGCCCACGCTCGTGGGCGGCGGGTCGTCTTCCGGTGAGACGGGCGCCGCGGGGACCGCAGACGCTGCTCCGGACGCGGCGGACAATGGCCGCGACTGGGCTGCGCTGGCCGCATCCTTCGGCGGCCTCTCCGCGCAGACCCCCGTGCGGACGGTCCAGCCCGGAGCCCCCGGTGAGGCCACGCGCGTGCTCGAGCCGGGCGAACTCGACGGCACCGAGCTTCCTCTGCACACGGAAGCCGATCTTCGCTTCATGCGCGGGATGATCCCGCATCACGCCCAGGCGCTGGACATGGTGGAGCTGCTCCGCGACCGCACGTCCAACCCGCGGCTGCATCGTCTGGCTCTGCGTATCGAGATCTCGCAGAAGGGCGAGATCGCGATGATGGAGCGCTGGCTGCGCGAGCGGGGCGAGGACGCCCCTGCGGGCATGGCGCACCACGGACACGACGGCATGATGGAGCTCATGCCGGGGATGCTCACGCCGGAGCAGATGGCGCAATTGGCAGAGGCGCGCGCCGCCGAATTCGACCGCCTCTTCCTCGAGTTCATGATCAGCCACCACGAGGGCGCGCTGGTCATGGTCGAGGCATTGTTCGCGAGCCCGGGCGCGGGACAGGGGTCCGCCATCTACCACTTCGCGTCGGATGTGGAGGCGGACCAGGAGATGGAGATCCGGCGCATGCGCGCGCTGCTGGAGAGCGGCGGCTGAGGTGATTCACGCCCGCGCCACCCGACTCGGGCCCGGCGCGGAACCAGAAGGGAGAAGGGGATGATGAAGACGCGGCTTCAGATCGATCGAGGAGCTATGGAGATGCGTGCGCTGTGGATGGGCATCGTGCTTGCGGCGCTGGGGCTGCCGGCGCATGCAGCGGCCCAGGCCGTTCCGCCGGGACAGCCGCGGCCCGAGGAGCTCGCCGAGGTGCGCACCGACTCGCTGGCCGAGCCCCCCCTTCCCGCCTTCGACTGGGACATCCTGGATCCACGCGTGAACCTGGCGGCCGGCTGGCTGGACGCCGAGAGCGCCATCTGGAACCTGGAGCTGGTGGCGACCACGCCGCGTCCGGAAGGCTTCTTCAACCCGGAGACGCCACGCCAGGGCGCCGGTTTCTCCAACACGGACCTCGCCTTCCAGGGGAATTACCTCTTCCAGGGCAACTACAACGGCTTCCAGGTCTACGACATCTCCGACCCCGGCAACATCGAGCTGCACGTGGCGGTCGTGTGTCCCGGCGGCCAGGGCGACGTGTCCATCTACGGCGACCTCCTGTTCATGTCCGCGCAGGAGACCCGCGGCCGCCTCGACTGCGGCACGGAGGGCATCCAGGACAGCGTCAGCGTCGAGCGCTTCCGCGGGGTGCGCATCTTCGACCTGTCGAACCTGGAGGCGCCCCGCCAGGTGGCGGCGGTGCAGACCTGCCGTGGATCCCACACGCACACCGTGGTCACCGATCCCAACGACGACGAGAACGTCTACGTCTACGTCTCAGGCACCTCGGGAGTGCGTCCGGCCGACGAGCTGCCCGGGTGCTCGGGGTTGCCCCCGGAGGAGGACCCCAACACCGCGTACTTCCGCATCGAGGTGATCCAGGTGCCGCTCGCCAACCCGGCCGCTGCCGAAATCGTCAGCATGCCGCGCATCTTCGCCGATCCCGAGACCGGCGAGTACGGCGGCCTCTGGCAGGGGGGCGACCACGGCGAGGGCACCCAGGAGTCCCGCCTCACCAACCAGTGCCACGACATCACCGTCTACCCGGAGATCGGGCTTGGCGCCGGCGCGTGCGCGGGGAACGGCATCCTGCTCGACATCTCCGACCCCGTGAACCCGGTGCGCCTGGACGAGGTGGTGGACCCCAACTTCGCCTACTGGCACTCGGCCACCTTCAACAACGACGGCACCAAGATCCTCTTCACCGACGAGTGGGGCGGCGGAGGTCAGCCCCGCTGCCGCTCCACCGATCCGCCCGACTGGGGCGCGAACGCCATCTTCGAAATCGTCGGTGGGCAGATGGAGCTCGCCGGCTACTACAAGCTGCCGGTGCCGCAGAGCGAGCTGGAGAACTGCGTTGCCCACAACGGCGCCGTCATCCCGGTGCCCGGACGCGACATCATGGTGCAGGCCTGGTACCAGGGCGGCCTGTCGATGCTCGACTTCACCGACGCATCCGACCCCGTCGAGATAGCCTTCTTCGACCGCGGCCCGCTGAGCGAGGAAGAGATGTACACCGGCGGCTACTGGTCCACCTACTGGAACAACAGCTTCATCTACGGCGCCGAGATCACCCGCGGCCTCGACGTCTTCCGCCTGTCGCCCAGCGAGCATCTTTCCCAAAACGAGATCGACGCCGCCAACATGGTGCAGGTGGAGGAGTTCAATGCCCAGCTGCAGCCGATGTTCACGTGGCCCGCCCACCCCGCCGTGGCGGGATCGTACCTCGACCAGCTTGAGCGCGCCGGCGACATCCAGCCCTCGCTGCTGCAGCGATCGCGGGACGTGCTTGCGGCCGCCGCGTCGTCCCCGAGCCCCGACGTGGCTGCTCAACTGCGGGAGACCGCGGCCACCCTGGACGCCAACGCCGACGAGGTGACCGCGGGCGAGCGCCTGGGCGACGCGCCCCGTCAGCGCTGGCTCGCACAGGCCATGCGCGAGCTGGCGGCGTCGATGGATTGAGATGAGGGCAGCCCTCGCGCTCGTTGCGAGCATCGTTCTCGCCTGCGCGGAGCCGGGCAATCAGCGCGAGACTTCCGCGACCGGCTCCCCGTCGCCCGCGGCCGAAGGCGCATCCCTCCCCACCGCCCTCTGGCACGACGCCACCGACGAACTCCTGCCCGCCACCGGCGAGTGGACCAACAAGGTCGAGCTGGCCGACATCGACGGGGACGGGCGGATCGATCTGCTGTTCGCGAACGGGGGCAACTATTCCGAGCCGGGTGAGCCCGAACTGAACCGCGCGTTCGCCAATCGCGGCCCGGGCCAGCCCTTCGAGGAGGTGACGGGCCGGGTGTTCGGCGCCACGCCGGACCTCGCGCGGGTGATCAAAGCGCGCGACTTCGACGGCGACGGGGATACCGACATCTTCGTCGGGGCGACCTACCAGACCCGGAGCCGTCTGTACATGGGGACGGGTGGCGCCTTCGAGGAGCGGACCGCGACCCACCTCCCACAGCTCCCGCTCAGTCTGGGCGATGCCGAGCCCGGGGACGTCGACCTGGACGGCGACCTCGACCTGGTGCTGGCGGACTGGGGCCCCGGCAACAACATGACCAACGAGGGCGGCCGCACGCGCCTCTGGCTGAACGACGGCACGGGCCGCTTCACCGACGCCACCGAGGGCCGCATGCCCGTGACCCTGGTCCGCTTCTCGTGGGACCTCGAGCTGGTGGACGTCGACAACGACTTCGACCTGGACGTGCTGGTGTCGTGCAAGCGCTGCGCGGGCAGCCTGCTCTTCCGCAACGACGGCGCCGGCACCTTCGAGGAAGATCCGCGCGGGCTGCCGCAGTACACCAACAACTATGAATTCGAGGCGATGGACCTCAACGGCGACGGTTTCCTCGACCTCGTGACCATCAACGACGGGGAAATCGTCGGAGAACGCGGCTCGCGCCGCCGCGAACACGTCTTCCGCAACGACCGCGAAGGCCGATTCGTGGACGCCACGGACGCCTGGTGGCCCACCTCGGAGAACATCGGGGAGGACGACAACGTGGTCGCCTTCCTGGACTTCGATTCCGACTACGACGTCGACTTCCTGATCGGCTCGCTGAGCGGGCCCGACCGCCTGCTGATCAACGATGGAACCGGCCGGCTGCGCGTGGCGACCGACGTGTTCACCGGCGCGGAAACACCCGGCACGCTCGGCATGGCCATCGCCGACCTGGACGGCGACGGCCGCATCGACGTGGTGCAGTCCCAGGGCGAGCACCCCACGGCCATACAGGAGCGCATCTTCCTGGGGCGGGGGCTCGACGCCTACAACGCGATTCCCGTCGTGGGTCAGCCGCTGACCGTGCCGGACGCCGACAGCGCCCTGGTCATGATCCGCATCCACGAGCGCAAGAGCCCGCTGCTCGCGGCGGAGTGGGAATCCGTCGAAGTGACGTGGGAATCCGCAGACGGCGAAGGGACGGTAGCGATGCGCTGGTACGGCGAATACCTCTGGCGGGCCCGCATTCCGCTGGACGCGAGGCCATCGGTCATTGACGCGAGGGCTGTGTCCGGAGGACGGACGCGCACGCAGATCTTCCATCCCGGCCAGGGAGCGTCCTGAGCCCGAGAGTGGCGGAAGAGGCCGTCCTCCAAGTGGAGGCGCGCGACGGTGACAAATTCGGTATTTTGAGCGACAGATCCGATCACATGGCCGCAGTCCCGTAAGGCTTCACCCGAGTTGGAGCAACGGCGCTGACCTCGCTGTTGGACCTGGTCCTGACCGGGAACCGGGAAGGAGGAATGAGCGGGTGACGCCCCTGGACCCCCTCTCAAGTCGCTGCTTGTCTCTGGCAATCGCCGCCTTCTTGCTCTCGTTGTCAGCTCCGGCGCCGGCAACCGCCCAGACCACGGGTGCCATCGAAGGCACGACCATCGGCACGAACGGCTTTCCGATGTCCGGTGCGCTCGTGACGGTAACCGGCGCTGCCGTGAGCCAGGAGAG
Protein-coding sequences here:
- the lpdA gene encoding dihydrolipoyl dehydrogenase, coding for MTDAEKNFDVIVIGSGPGGYVAAIRAAQLGLSAACVEYEELGGVCLNVGCIPTKALLSSALLVGQLKKAKQHGIMLGEMGVDLGPAQKRSRNVASRLVRGIGHLFKKNGVTHIKGYGRLAGGGTVEVRGEDGESQRYHGRNVIIATGSRPRDIPVLVIDGERIWSSTHALFQADAPGHLVIVGAGAVGIEFADIYDAYGSKVTVVEMLDRILPVEDEEVSEAVAKSYKRRGMKILTSTALQNTEIHDGGVRLTVKDGDGEERVLEADYVLSAVGRVPNIEDIGLDRAGVATTSDGFVEVNEHMETSVPGIFAIGDCAGPPLLAHKGSHEGIVAVEHIAGAGHGTVDYGNIPNCTYCHPEVASVGLTEAQAREAGHDIEVGRFPWVGNGRALAAGDSEGFLKVIRDTRYSEILGAHIVGPGATELIAEFVVGRHLEATVEEMEKAMHPHPTLSEAVAEGALSALGRAIHI
- a CDS encoding M42 family metallopeptidase: MTPAIDFLEHLLNAPGPSGFEVQAARVWRQRAEGFADRVWTDVTGNSFASVNPEGRPRVMMAGHIDEIGLQITHIDKDGFLYFDTIGGWDAQVLVGQRVRILGGAGEVPGVIGKKPIHLMKASDRTKASKVRDLWIDVGAGDRDAAGELGLRVGDSAVVAASLVRLAGDRIASRAIDNRIGAYVVLEALRRLAESPGPAGAVAVATVQEEIGYSGGGARPSAYSVDPDVALVVDVTFSTDAPDINKKELGEHKLGGGPVLSRGSAAHPVVFDRLARVAEAEGISYSIQAAPRATRTDADGIHLVRTGVPTGLVSVPNRYMHSPNEIVSTSDLDAAANLLAAFVRSLGDGEDFTPR
- a CDS encoding VCBS repeat-containing protein, whose translation is MRAALALVASIVLACAEPGNQRETSATGSPSPAAEGASLPTALWHDATDELLPATGEWTNKVELADIDGDGRIDLLFANGGNYSEPGEPELNRAFANRGPGQPFEEVTGRVFGATPDLARVIKARDFDGDGDTDIFVGATYQTRSRLYMGTGGAFEERTATHLPQLPLSLGDAEPGDVDLDGDLDLVLADWGPGNNMTNEGGRTRLWLNDGTGRFTDATEGRMPVTLVRFSWDLELVDVDNDFDLDVLVSCKRCAGSLLFRNDGAGTFEEDPRGLPQYTNNYEFEAMDLNGDGFLDLVTINDGEIVGERGSRRREHVFRNDREGRFVDATDAWWPTSENIGEDDNVVAFLDFDSDYDVDFLIGSLSGPDRLLINDGTGRLRVATDVFTGAETPGTLGMAIADLDGDGRIDVVQSQGEHPTAIQERIFLGRGLDAYNAIPVVGQPLTVPDADSALVMIRIHERKSPLLAAEWESVEVTWESADGEGTVAMRWYGEYLWRARIPLDARPSVIDARAVSGGRTRTQIFHPGQGAS
- a CDS encoding FxsA family protein; this encodes MSILSRLALIFVAVPLLELFLLIRLGGAIGLLPTLSLCVLTGVAGAWLARREGLRALWSFQQRLARGGVPGRALMDGLCILLGGALLLTPGLLTDVVGFSLLLPPSRRWIQKRIQRRIERQLADGSLRVTTIGGFPGAGGARSGAGGAHRGAGGAQSGAGGAQPGASGASAGAGGASAGAGGASAGAGGASGWGLGTRRGPFGADAGSDDEAPRSRPGEIIQEKRRNH
- a CDS encoding 4-hydroxy-3-methylbut-2-enyl diphosphate reductase, which codes for MEQTYFRKGFGLKTQVKPIIDAEYHSQLVDRIRARGYTDVFGDITVRLAQEFGFCYGVDRAIDYAYETVTKFPGRNIYLVGEIIHNPHVNQRMREMGIRFLYPRENQSFDFSHLTPRDVVLIPAFGVTRHDFSTLREIGCLLVDTTCGSVLNVWKRVERYARDGFTAIVHGKYTHEESRATASQVTLYDGGKYLIVRNMEEAELVCAYIAHRPGSMSTAEFKEHFRDKATPGFDPELDLSKVGVANQTTMLANESLAIAARIRKAMVEGHGEEYASERFRSFDTICSATQERQDAVEAMMSQPPDVMIVIGGYNSSNTNHLAAMCRQYTVTYHVEDAVCIDTTTGLVRHKPELDPHAAEVVARDWLPEGPFELGITAGASTPNNKIGEALARVLAIRGELPTEEAADQAGNGTRVPRVLPQAGSRSASP
- a CDS encoding DUF305 domain-containing protein, whose translation is MRLHLSVLPAFLALYLGSPALSLVGSPPPAQASAGAVSAGFSHVCTLGGGGAASCWGTNAYGQLGDGGTVDRAEPAPVSGGLSFQSISVGHGHACGVTADGAVHCWGRNGYGELGDGSTTNRAEPVRAAGDVTFEAVAAGTNHTCALTGDGEAYCWGLNSSAQLGVTAGTPSLEPVRVPVDTEFESITAGVDHTCALAGNGRATCWGSNDMGELGDSTRALGSAQPGEVDGPRYDVLSAGSNRTCGVTGGGDAYCWGNNNYGVLGDGTEERRGGPTEVAGGHDFSTISAGGVHTCALNDDGEAYCWGLNTFGQLGDGSTDNALEPVAVAGGHTFESISSGNYGTCALTAAGEVYCWGRVAGMAGYEEGEGSMTEPTLVGGGSSSGETGAAGTADAAPDAADNGRDWAALAASFGGLSAQTPVRTVQPGAPGEATRVLEPGELDGTELPLHTEADLRFMRGMIPHHAQALDMVELLRDRTSNPRLHRLALRIEISQKGEIAMMERWLRERGEDAPAGMAHHGHDGMMELMPGMLTPEQMAQLAEARAAEFDRLFLEFMISHHEGALVMVEALFASPGAGQGSAIYHFASDVEADQEMEIRRMRALLESGG